The following coding sequences lie in one Rutidosis leptorrhynchoides isolate AG116_Rl617_1_P2 chromosome 4, CSIRO_AGI_Rlap_v1, whole genome shotgun sequence genomic window:
- the LOC139840539 gene encoding uncharacterized protein: MSLNIRGFGIGGPDDKVGWVRRLISKEKPSFLALQETRLNIVEDRWIHYLWGSTECCFIQLEMVGLAGGQLLIWDTNCFEALDVIRFNVEWVIGVQGKWKDSGEGLNVINVHGPHDDEKKVQLWDELSLKLANNNEAVILCGDFNEVRHGNERFNCEFVEYRARRFNDFISNNCLLDIPMGGRNFTRVSDDGVKFSKLDRF; encoded by the coding sequence ATGTCACTAAACATTAGGGGTTTTGGTATTGGGGGGCCTGATGATAAAGTTGGTTGGGTTAGAAGACTTATTAGTAAAGAAAAACCTAGCTTTCTAGCATTACAAGAGACACGTTTGAATATTGTTGAGGACAGATGGATACATTACTTGTGGGGGTCGACAGAATGTTGCTTTATCCAACTAGAAATGGTCGGGCTAGCAGGGGGTCAATTATTGATATGGGATACCAATTGTTTTGAGGCGTTAGATGTTATTAGGTTCAATGTAGAGTGGGTGATAGGTGTACAAGGTAAATGGAAAGATTCGGGTGAAGGTTTGAATGTTATTAATGTACACGGGCCACACGATGATGAAAAGAAAGTTCAATTATGGGATGAGTTGTCACTTAAGCTAGCAAATAATAATGAAGCTGTTATTCTTTGTGGTGATTTTAATGAAGTGCGACACGGGAATGAGAGATTTAATTGCGAGTTTGTTGAATATAGAGCTAGACGTTTCAATGATTTTATCTCTAATAATTGTTTGTTGGATATTCCGATGGGTGGTAGAAACTTTACGAGGGTAAGCGATGATGGTGTGAAGTTTAGTAAGCTTGATCGGTTTTAG